TCTATCTTTATTACCAGTGGTAAATGGAGATGATTTTATACCTTCTACTAGTAAATGGATTCGCTTTAGCGGTTTATTTATTGCTGCGGCTGTTTTCAGTACTGTAGTTTTGTCAGCAGTAATTAAATATAATGTGAAAGTTCAAGCAACTGCCTTTGTGCGTCCCACAGGAGAATTAAGATTAGTTCAACCAGAGTTAGAAGGGGTAATTAAAACTGTGGAAGTTAAAGAAAATCAAGTTATCAAAAAAGGAGATATTATTGCCAGATTAGATGATGAACAACAGCAAATTAAAAAGAGTCAACTAACAGGAAATATTCAACAAAACAAGCTACAGATAGCCCAAATTGATGCTCAAATTAAATCATTAGAAGCGCAAATTGCTGCGGAATCACGGGTAATAATAGGAGCGATCGCCACAGCAAAAGCAGAGCTAGCACGTAGTCAAAAGGAATATGAAGAACGTAAAACAACTACCCAGAGCGATTTACTCTCCGCTCAAGCAGGTTTACAAAAGGCGATCGCCGATTTACAAAAGTCCCAAGCAGATTTGAATTTTGCCCATCGTGAACGTCTGCGTTATCAACAGTTAGCCGCATCAGGGGCGATCGCCACACGGGAATATGACCAAAAACACATGGCATGGGAGCAGGCAAAGGCAGCAGTCACCGCAGAATCTAAAAATGTCGAAATTGCCCGAACCAAGGTTAAGTCTGCTACAGCCTCAACTAACCCCAGTCAAGCATTGGTGGCGATCGCTCAAGAACGTATCACCCAGGAATCTGCCAAAGGAAAAGCAACAATTGCCAACCTCACCAAGGATAAGCAAGCTTTGGTACAACGACGTTCTGAGGTGCAAAATCTCCTGATTCAGGGAGAAAATGACTTAGCGCAATTAGACAATCAATTAAAAAGAAATGTGATTCGTGCTACCAGTAATGGGATTATTCAAAGGCTCCATCTGCGTAATTCCGGTCAAGTTGTACGTGTATCAGATACCTTAGCGGAAATTGCACCCAATAACACTCCCCTAGTTATTAAAGCCATGGTTCCATCCAATGAAATTAAAAATGTGGCGGTGGGGCAAAAAGTGCAAATGCGGGTGAGTGCTTGCCCCTATACAGATTACGGTACCCTCAATGGGGTGGTGACAGCAATTTCTCCCGACGCGATCGTGCCCAATAATAATGGTTCAGGAAATACAAATACTAATAGTTATTTTGAAACAACTATTCAACCGGAAAATATCAAATTTGGTCGGCAAAAGCACCAATGTCAAATTCAAATTGGGATGGAAGTGAAGACTGATATTATTTCCCAGGAAGAGACAGTTTTACGCTTTGTCCTCAGGAAAGCTCGGTTATTAACTGATTTTAATTTGTAGCAATCATAGAAAAACTGGAAAATTTGCCAATACAGCAGATTCGATGTTGATGAGGTACGACAACTGATTGAAAAAGTAATGAATAATGAGTAATGAGTCAGAAATTTACTTATTACTTATTACTTATAGCGTTTCTCATTCTAGTGAGGTATAGAAGAACCCCTCCCCAGCCCTCCCCGATTTCGGGGAGGGTGCCCGATAGGGCGGGTGGGGTTGTATTTTATCTGATTGGGAAACGCTATATTACATATTACTTATTACTGTAATTTATGACGTATAAAAACCCCGACTTTCCCAAGAAGCCGGAGTTATGAAAATTATGCTTTTTCCCAGAAAATCTGCCTTTATCTAGGGAAAAATTCTGATTGTGATACATCTCGTCGAGTATTATGAGCCGGATTTACCCCATCATTGCGAGCGCGACGACGCAAATCTCCCACATCAGGAGAAGCATTAACCGCAGCTTCAATACTAATTTGCCCAGAAAGCATTAATTGACACAGGGATTGGTTCATAATTTGCATTCCTTCACTTTGGCTTTCTTCCATCATTTGGTATGCTTCCATTTCCTCACCCTTAATTAAGAAATCTTGCATCGTTGGAGTATTAACTAAAATTTCCATCGCTGCTGCACGTCGTCTATCGGTTGTGGGTAAAAGTAATTGCGAAACAATAGCTACCAAAG
The Calothrix sp. 336/3 DNA segment above includes these coding regions:
- a CDS encoding HlyD family efflux transporter periplasmic adaptor subunit; translated protein: MVSIPGIHKQAHGNKIDNLELKNENLSLLPVVNGDDFIPSTSKWIRFSGLFIAAAVFSTVVLSAVIKYNVKVQATAFVRPTGELRLVQPELEGVIKTVEVKENQVIKKGDIIARLDDEQQQIKKSQLTGNIQQNKLQIAQIDAQIKSLEAQIAAESRVIIGAIATAKAELARSQKEYEERKTTTQSDLLSAQAGLQKAIADLQKSQADLNFAHRERLRYQQLAASGAIATREYDQKHMAWEQAKAAVTAESKNVEIARTKVKSATASTNPSQALVAIAQERITQESAKGKATIANLTKDKQALVQRRSEVQNLLIQGENDLAQLDNQLKRNVIRATSNGIIQRLHLRNSGQVVRVSDTLAEIAPNNTPLVIKAMVPSNEIKNVAVGQKVQMRVSACPYTDYGTLNGVVTAISPDAIVPNNNGSGNTNTNSYFETTIQPENIKFGRQKHQCQIQIGMEVKTDIISQEETVLRFVLRKARLLTDFNL